A part of Arachis hypogaea cultivar Tifrunner chromosome 12, arahy.Tifrunner.gnm2.J5K5, whole genome shotgun sequence genomic DNA contains:
- the LOC112729645 gene encoding uncharacterized mitochondrial protein AtMg00810-like, with protein MNFYMESYLKMCICDSHRAMCKALRAWYHKLSTALHQLGFTVTASDVSVSTKFDANATTFVLVYVDDVIITRSSTSAMMAVVNQLNCKFALKDMGDLHYFLGIQVSKTKGGGLLLSQEKYVTNLLGKVCMTGCKPCKTPLPSSLKISQFGGDRFDEPALYHSVVGSLQYLTITRPELAYVVSKLSQFMQDPLESHWKLVKRIPRYASGTIKYDLHLRKNDSLNITAYCDSDWGGDPDDKKSTGGMCVFLGRNLVSWSSKKQSLVARSSTETEYRAMADLIAELIWIKNLLSELRVTASIPTIYCDNLSVVLLASNPILHSKSKHFEIDLHFVRDYVAKEVVKVSHVSGSVQLADILTKAIFFGMFDNARARLNVETNLLCSATAEGVAGIVNEPAMPSNEGALQNGSKPKDFSSRVHDGVSVEQHNKIR; from the exons ATGAATTTTTACATGGAGAGTTACTTGAAGATGTGTATATGCGATAGCCACAGGGCTATGTGCAAG GCTCTGAGGGCCTGGTATCATAAGTTGTCTACAGCTCTGCATCAGCTTGGATTCACTGTCACAGCCTCTGATGTTTCAGTCTCCACCAAGTTTGATGCCAATGCTACCACCTTTGTACTTGTGTATGTAGATGATGTGATCATCACTAGAAGCTCAACAAGTGCTATGATGGCTGTAGTGAACCAGCTGAATTGCAAGTTTGCACTCAAGGATATGGGCGATCTTCATTATTTTCTAGGCATTCAGGTTAGCAAGACTAAGGGTGGTGGATTGTTACTCAGCCAAGAGAAATACGTTACCAATTTACTAGGAAAGGTATGTATGACGGGCTGCAAGCCCTGTAAAACACCTCTCCCATCATCACTGAAAATCTCTCAGTTTGGTGGTGACAGGTTTGATGAACCAGCCCTTTATCATTCAGTGGTAGGAAGTCTTCAATATCTCACCATCACAAGACCAGAGCTCGCCTATGTTGTAAGCAAACTCTCTCAGTTCATGCAAGACCCATTGGAATCGCATTGGAAACTAGTTAAAAGAATCCCTAGGTATGCAAGTGGAACAATCAAATATGACTTACATCTCCGTAAGAATGACTCGTTGAACATCACAGCCTATTGTGATTCGGATTGGGGAGGAGATCCTGATGACAAAAAATCAACTGGTGGTATGTGTGTTTTCTTAGGAAGAAACTTGGTTTCCTGGTCTTCTAAGAAGCAATCTTTGGTGGCCAGGTCAAGCACAGAGACTGAATACAGAGCTATGGCAGATCTAATTGCAGAACTTATATGGATCAAGAACCTGCTAAGTGAGCTAAGGGTCACAGCTTCTATTCCCACCATATATTGTGACAACCTGAGTGTTGTGCTTTTGGCAAGCAACCCCATCCTGCATTCAAAGTCTAAACACTTTGAAATTGATCTTCATTTTGTGAGGGACTATGTAGCAAAGGAAGTGGTAAAAGTTAGCCATGTTTCGGGATCTGTTCAGTTGGCAGACATTCTGACAAAGGCAATTTTCTTTGGAATGTTTGACAATGCTAGAGCAAGGTTGAATGTTGAGACAAATTTGCTGTGTAGTGCCACTGCTGAAGGGGTAGCAGGAATAGTTAATGAGCCAGCCATGCCTAGTAATGAAGGAGCCTTGCAGAATGGCAGCAAACCTAAAGACTTTAGCAGCAGAGTGCATGATGGAGTAAGTGTTGAGCAACATAATAAAATCAGATAG